Genomic window (Chondrocystis sp. NIES-4102):
ACTCATCATGGCGACTACTTTTACATTACTACCAATGAAGGGGCGATTAATTTTAAATTAATGAAAACCCCAGTAAATAAGATTGACAAAGAAAATTGGCAAGAGGTGATACCCCATCGAGAAGAAATTTATCTTTTAGGGGTTGATGCTTTTATTGATCATTTAATTATCTACGAACAAGAAGAGGGAGTCCCCAAACTTAGGGTACATAAATTTTCTACAGAAGAAGAACATTATATAGCTTTTCCCGAACCTGTATATTCCGCAGGCGACGCAGGTAATCCTGAATATGATACTAATATCTTTCGCTTTAGCTACACTTCCCTAGCAACTCCCAATTCTATCTACGACTACAATTTAGATACCCAAGATCGGGAATTAAAAAAAGAAACTCCTGTACTCGGAGGATATGATCGCAATCAGTATATTAGTCAAAGATTGTATGCAACTGCTGAGGATGGGGCGGTAATTCCTATATCTGTTGTTTATAAAAAAGGAATAGAAAAAAATCGTAAAAATCCCTGCTTTTTGACTGCTTACGGTTCATATGGCGTAAATTACCCTGTTTACTTTTCCTCTACACGTTTATCTTTATTAGAGAGAGGAGTAATTTTTGCGATCGCTCATATTCGCGGTGGTTCAGAAAAAGGGCGCAAATGGTATCAAAATGGCAAACTGTTAGCTAAGAAGAATACTTTTACCGATTTTATAACCTGTGCCGAATACTTAATTAAAGAGCAATGGACTAATAATCAACAACTGGCAATTAGTGGTGGTAGTGCAGGAGGATTATTAATGGGTGCGGTGCTAAATATGCGTCCTGATCTATTTAAAGCTGCGATCGCCAATGTCCCTTTTGTTGATGTGGTTACCACTATTCTTGATCCCTCTTTACCTTTAACGGTTACTGAATGGGAAGAATGGGGAAATCCTCAAAATAAATCTGATTATGATTATATGAAATCCTATTCCCCTTATGATAATGTCACTGAGCAAAATTATCCTCACCTACTAATTACTGCTGGTTTAAATGATCCTCGTGTAGCCTATTGGGAACCTGCTAAATGGACAGCCAAATTACGCACACTTAAAACAGACGATAATTTATTGTTGCTTAAAACTAATATGGATGCAGGACATGGAGGTGCATCAGGACGTTATGAACAGCTTAAAGAGACTGCCTTTGAGTATGCTTTTTTATTAGATCTTTGGGGACTTAATTAGGTAGTGGGTAGTAGGGACTAGGTAGCTAAAAAATGTCCCTTAACTATCTGGTGTTGCTATATATGCTTAATTAAAGAAAACTCCAGAATAAAGTTGTTACACTTTATCACTAGAGCTTGCTTAGGGTAATAAAATTAACCCACAAATCGTTTTATTAATTGGCAGATTCAAAAGATTCGTTTGCTTCTGCTTCTGTATCTGCTGTCTCTTTCTTATCGTTGCTATAGTTTCTCTTGCCACGAGTTCCATAACGACTGGTTTGTTTACGGAATTTACGAGCATTTAGTTTATTTCGGGCTGCTTTTTCTTTCTTAGCGTTACGACGTTTAGCCATTTATATAAAATATCCTCATTACACAATAAAACGCTCCTGGGAGTTTCTAGTAGAATTATCTATATCTAGTTCCCCTCCAGAAGCGCAATTCAATTTAGCTTTGGAGCTTAAAAGCGATCGTTACGACGACCACCACTGAAAGTATTTCTGTTATTTTCGCGAGGTCTAGCTTTGTTAACTTTTATTTCGCGACCCATCCACTCTGCTCCATCTAGAGTTTCAATGGCTTTGTCTTCTTCTGCTTCTGTTTCCATTTCCACAAAGCCGAAACCACGTTTGCGACCAGTTTCACGGTCAGTGGGCAGATGAACTCGTTTTACTTTACCGTATTCTGAAAATACTTCGCTTAGATCCTCTTGGCTAACCTCATAACTAAGGTTGCCCACGTAAATTGACATAAATTGTAATGTCTCCTGAATGCATTTTGATGTAGAGAGCTAAAATTTCGGGAAAAAACCAAATCAATACTATATGGAAAAACCTATCAATACTGAATACAAACTGGATCGCCGATCTTTATCTCAATATGAATCCTAACACTTTATGTTGTAAAAAAGAATATCAGTACAAATACAATGAAATTTCACATAATTTAAAACCCAATAATTATTTCAGTGATATTATCCAGTCACAGATATATTAAGCGTGATTATAGGCTACGGAAATATGATATTGGTCAAGGTAGATTATTGGCTATAGGTGGTAGGAGTCGGCAAGGGGGAGTAGTCAAGTCTTATGGTAGGTAGTAGTGTAAAAGTTAATTTATCTAATTACAAACTGCTTTTATAAGGTTTTAACGCTCGTTAGTAAACTTTAGTTTCGGTTTTTATAGTGCAGAGGTGTTGTAACTGAGTAAATTTAGCTGCAACTTTTTTGGTCGTCAACATTGTTTCTGTTAGGCTAAAACCAGATTCTAAACTTTCAGCCTTACCAAAACGCCAAAGATAGAAACCAGCATTTAAAATAGCAGCAGGTAAAAGTTCGTTATTACTACCATTGATTACTTGTTTAATTAAATTTATTCCTTGCTCTAAAGATTCCAACGTAATATCAGATCCATTCAAACCATATTTTATAGGATCTAATAAAATACGCTCAAAACCTTCCTCATTATTAGGGTTACTAATAGCGATAATACCTGTACGATTACGAGAAAGGTCACAACTGCCTTCTAAACCTTTAACTAGGGTAAAATCTTTTGTACCTCGAATCTCAAAAGTTTCCCGAAAGCGTAATTCCGTGGGCGGATGAACAAATCCTGCAACTAAATGACTTTTTCCTTCCATCGGACACCAAACCAATTCTGCTGTAGCAAAGGGGGGACGTTTCCCTATCTGATCACGAAAAGCAAAAAAATCATTAGCTTTAGGGAAATGCTGCGGTAAATATATAAAACCGAGGTAACTTTGATTATAAATGTTCTGAGTTTGCGTTAAATCAAAGCTTCTAAAGTCGATACCGAGTTGCTGCCAAATTTCAACTAAAGGGATACCATATTTAGTAGGCA
Coding sequences:
- a CDS encoding oligopeptidase B: MTDRQKLVPPIAQKQPHTHLIHGDERADNYYWLRDRDNDAVTDYLEAENQYTEAMMAHTESLQANLYKEMLSRIQETDLSVPSRKDNYYYYSRTEEGKAYSIYCRKENSLDAPEEILLDQNQLAEKQDYFSLGVLAVSPNHQILAYSIDTTGAEKYTLYFKDLNTQEVYPQSIPDTYYSFAWANDNQTVFYTKVDSANRPDRLFRHNVNQGSEHDVLIHHETDEAYFLSVGKTSSDAYIILNLGSIMTSEIHFLDANSPTNSFQVFQGRVTGIEYSLTHHGDYFYITTNEGAINFKLMKTPVNKIDKENWQEVIPHREEIYLLGVDAFIDHLIIYEQEEGVPKLRVHKFSTEEEHYIAFPEPVYSAGDAGNPEYDTNIFRFSYTSLATPNSIYDYNLDTQDRELKKETPVLGGYDRNQYISQRLYATAEDGAVIPISVVYKKGIEKNRKNPCFLTAYGSYGVNYPVYFSSTRLSLLERGVIFAIAHIRGGSEKGRKWYQNGKLLAKKNTFTDFITCAEYLIKEQWTNNQQLAISGGSAGGLLMGAVLNMRPDLFKAAIANVPFVDVVTTILDPSLPLTVTEWEEWGNPQNKSDYDYMKSYSPYDNVTEQNYPHLLITAGLNDPRVAYWEPAKWTAKLRTLKTDDNLLLLKTNMDAGHGGASGRYEQLKETAFEYAFLLDLWGLN
- a CDS encoding RNP-1 like RNA-binding protein, with the translated sequence MSIYVGNLSYEVSQEDLSEVFSEYGKVKRVHLPTDRETGRKRGFGFVEMETEAEEDKAIETLDGAEWMGREIKVNKARPRENNRNTFSGGRRNDRF
- a CDS encoding glycosyl transferase, family 3-like protein, giving the protein MSDEFRELLKRIASGTHTSKDLTRTESAIATKMMLLQQATPAQIGAFMVAHRIKRPTPEELAGILDTFDLLGAKLKINPQHQHQPVILGNPYDGRSRTVPVTIITALILATADIPVVMHGGDCLPTKYGIPLVEIWQQLGIDFRSFDLTQTQNIYNQSYLGFIYLPQHFPKANDFFAFRDQIGKRPPFATAELVWCPMEGKSHLVAGFVHPPTELRFRETFEIRGTKDFTLVKGLEGSCDLSRNRTGIIAISNPNNEEGFERILLDPIKYGLNGSDITLESLEQGINLIKQVINGSNNELLPAAILNAGFYLWRFGKAESLESGFSLTETMLTTKKVAAKFTQLQHLCTIKTETKVY